In Hwangdonia lutea, a single window of DNA contains:
- a CDS encoding cbb3-type cytochrome c oxidase N-terminal domain-containing protein encodes MRNLIPSWVRVPVVFFIIFGLVEYFVDSADQPAFIEQPIVLLFLLLILLVLIAMEGIIASVDNILYQSLDEEAKVRYDAKRSKAPQFNWIKKTYIKLLGQKPVEEEHEIILDHNYDGIKELDNNLPPWWLWGFYASIVFAAVYLLRYHVFNGPNQYQELEAKIAQAKIDIEEYKKTAKDLVDFNTVELLTEASDLKAGQAIYELNCVACHKADGGGGIGPNLTDEHWILGGGIKNVFKTVSEGGRAGKGMIAWKQSLKPAEIAQVSSYVLQFQGTTPAEPKAAEGDIWVPDDNE; translated from the coding sequence ATGAGAAATTTAATACCATCTTGGGTAAGAGTACCTGTTGTATTTTTTATCATCTTCGGACTTGTTGAATATTTTGTAGATTCTGCCGATCAACCCGCATTTATAGAGCAACCCATCGTATTGTTGTTTTTATTATTAATACTACTTGTGCTTATTGCCATGGAAGGCATTATTGCATCGGTTGATAATATTTTATATCAGAGTTTAGATGAAGAAGCTAAAGTTAGATATGATGCTAAACGCAGTAAAGCACCACAATTTAACTGGATAAAAAAGACGTATATAAAATTATTGGGGCAAAAACCAGTTGAAGAAGAACACGAAATTATTTTAGATCATAATTATGACGGCATAAAGGAGTTGGACAACAATCTTCCACCGTGGTGGCTTTGGGGATTTTACGCTTCAATTGTTTTTGCTGCCGTATACCTATTAAGATATCATGTGTTCAACGGGCCAAATCAATATCAAGAATTAGAGGCTAAAATAGCACAAGCTAAAATAGATATTGAAGAATATAAAAAAACAGCTAAAGATTTGGTTGATTTTAATACCGTTGAATTGTTAACCGAGGCATCCGATTTAAAAGCAGGACAAGCCATTTACGAACTTAATTGTGTGGCCTGTCATAAAGCCGATGGCGGCGGCGGTATTGGCCCGAACCTTACCGACGAGCATTGGATATTAGGAGGCGGAATTAAAAATGTGTTTAAAACCGTATCGGAAGGTGGTCGTGCCGGAAAAGGTATGATTGCTTGGAAACAAAGTTTAAAACCTGCCGAAATTGCTCAAGTATCAAGTTATGTACTGCAATTTCAAGGAACAACACCAGCAGAACCAAAAGCTGCCGAAGGCGATATTTGGGTTCCCGACGATAACGAATAA
- a CDS encoding CcoQ/FixQ family Cbb3-type cytochrome c oxidase assembly chaperone has translation MLKFVKNHMESITGIEIYPIISLLIFFIFFVALFWWVFTAKKDYINKVSNLPLDNQNQTEL, from the coding sequence ATGCTAAAATTTGTAAAAAACCACATGGAAAGCATTACAGGTATAGAAATATACCCGATTATTTCCTTACTTATATTTTTCATCTTTTTTGTAGCACTGTTTTGGTGGGTATTTACAGCTAAAAAAGACTACATTAATAAAGTAAGTAACTTACCATTAGATAACCAAAACCAAACTGAACTATGA
- the ccoN gene encoding cytochrome-c oxidase, cbb3-type subunit I, translating to MEVQQFHYDNKIVKNFLYATMLWGVVGMLVGLLLAFMFLFPNLTDGISWLSFGRLRPLHTNAVIFAFVGNAIFAGVYYSSQRLLKARMFSDALSKINFWGWQLIIVGAAITLPLGYTTSKEYAELEWPFDIAIAVVWVVFGWNLIGTILKRRQRHLYVAIWFYIATFVTVAVLHIFNSLEVPVSAFKSYSVYAGVQDALVQWWYGHNAVAFFLTTPFLGLMYYFVPKAANRPVYSYRLSIIHFWSLIFIYIWAGPHHLLYTALPEWAQNLGVAFSVMLLMPSWGGMINGLLTLRGAWDKVRTDPVLKFMVVAITGYGMATFEGPMLSLKNVNAIGHFTDWIIAHVHVGALAWNGFLTFGMIYYLVPRLFKTKLYSVGLANLHFWIGTLGIIMYALPLYVAGFTQASMWKQFNPDGTLTYGNFLETVTEIMPMYWMRAIGGTLFLTGMIILIYNVIVTALNGSKVEDELAEAPALPNVSKHRTAGEGWHTWLERKPIKLTIGATIAILIGGIVQIVPTIMVESNIPTISSVQPYTPLELEGRDIYIREGCVGCHSQMIRPFRSEVERYGEYSKAGEYVYDHPFLWGSKRTGPDLHRIGGKYSDNWHLNHMYDPQSTSSGSIMPAYQWLIRNELDKSNTETKMEAMVTLGVPYTDEDIANAQQAMLEQGTQIEKNLYTDPDFAETYEADKAAGGEDFVEMRNREIVALIAYLQRLGTDIKVETAQN from the coding sequence ATGGAAGTACAACAGTTTCATTACGATAACAAAATCGTTAAAAATTTCCTCTATGCCACCATGCTTTGGGGTGTTGTGGGGATGTTAGTAGGTTTACTGCTGGCATTTATGTTTTTATTCCCTAATCTAACCGACGGAATTTCATGGTTAAGTTTTGGTCGTTTAAGACCATTACACACCAATGCTGTTATTTTTGCCTTTGTGGGCAATGCCATTTTTGCTGGTGTTTATTACTCGTCCCAACGTTTGCTTAAAGCTAGAATGTTTAGCGATGCCCTAAGTAAAATCAACTTTTGGGGTTGGCAACTTATTATTGTTGGTGCCGCTATTACACTTCCTTTGGGCTATACCACATCCAAAGAATATGCCGAATTGGAATGGCCTTTTGACATTGCCATTGCTGTAGTTTGGGTGGTTTTTGGCTGGAATTTAATTGGCACTATTCTTAAAAGAAGACAGCGCCATTTATACGTTGCTATTTGGTTTTACATAGCCACTTTTGTAACCGTTGCGGTGCTTCATATTTTTAATAGTTTGGAAGTTCCTGTAAGTGCATTTAAAAGTTATTCGGTTTATGCAGGCGTACAAGATGCCTTGGTACAATGGTGGTATGGCCATAATGCCGTGGCATTTTTCTTAACCACACCGTTTTTAGGATTGATGTATTATTTTGTACCCAAAGCGGCAAATAGGCCTGTTTACTCTTACCGGTTATCTATTATTCACTTTTGGTCATTAATATTTATCTATATATGGGCAGGACCGCATCACCTTTTATATACGGCGTTACCCGAATGGGCCCAAAATTTAGGTGTTGCATTTTCAGTCATGCTATTAATGCCATCTTGGGGTGGTATGATAAACGGGTTGTTAACCTTACGCGGTGCTTGGGATAAAGTACGAACCGACCCCGTTTTAAAATTCATGGTGGTAGCCATTACCGGCTATGGTATGGCCACTTTTGAAGGGCCGATGTTATCGCTTAAAAACGTAAACGCCATTGGCCATTTTACCGATTGGATAATCGCCCACGTACACGTTGGTGCCTTAGCTTGGAATGGATTCCTCACCTTTGGAATGATTTATTACTTGGTACCAAGGTTATTTAAAACCAAATTATATTCCGTAGGATTGGCTAATTTACATTTCTGGATTGGCACCTTAGGAATCATTATGTATGCCCTACCACTCTACGTTGCAGGATTTACCCAAGCAAGTATGTGGAAACAATTTAATCCGGATGGCACATTAACCTACGGAAACTTTTTAGAAACCGTTACCGAGATTATGCCCATGTATTGGATGCGTGCTATTGGTGGAACCTTGTTTTTAACAGGAATGATAATCCTAATTTACAACGTGATTGTAACCGCTTTAAATGGTAGCAAAGTAGAAGACGAATTAGCTGAAGCACCTGCTTTACCAAACGTATCGAAACATCGTACGGCCGGCGAAGGTTGGCACACGTGGTTAGAGCGTAAACCAATTAAACTAACTATTGGCGCAACCATTGCCATTTTAATAGGCGGTATTGTTCAAATTGTGCCAACTATTATGGTAGAATCCAATATTCCAACAATTAGCAGCGTACAACCGTACACACCTTTGGAATTGGAAGGACGCGACATTTACATCCGCGAAGGTTGTGTAGGCTGTCATTCACAAATGATTCGACCTTTTAGAAGTGAAGTAGAACGCTACGGCGAATACTCCAAAGCTGGGGAATATGTGTACGACCATCCGTTCCTTTGGGGCAGTAAACGTACAGGTCCAGATTTACACCGCATAGGCGGAAAGTATTCTGATAACTGGCACTTAAACCACATGTACGATCCACAAAGCACCTCATCGGGTTCCATTATGCCAGCGTACCAGTGGTTGATTAGAAATGAACTTGACAAATCAAACACCGAAACTAAAATGGAGGCTATGGTCACTTTAGGAGTGCCTTACACAGACGAAGATATAGCCAATGCTCAACAGGCCATGTTGGAACAGGGTACTCAAATTGAGAAAAACCTATATACCGATCCTGATTTTGCTGAAACTTACGAAGCCGATAAAGCAGCAGGTGGCGAAGATTTTGTAGAAATGCGCAATCGTGAAATAGTAGCCCTTATCGCCTATTTACAACGACTGGGAACCGATATTAAAGTAGAAACCGCTCAAAACTAA
- the ccoS gene encoding cbb3-type cytochrome oxidase assembly protein CcoS, which produces MSVIYILLSISIVVAIVFFVAFIYAVKRGQFDDSYTPSVRMLFEDELVKEQPKPTLKTKKTN; this is translated from the coding sequence ATGAGTGTTATATATATTTTATTGAGTATTAGCATTGTAGTTGCTATCGTGTTTTTTGTGGCCTTTATTTATGCCGTTAAAAGAGGACAATTTGATGACAGCTACACCCCTTCCGTTCGCATGCTTTTTGAAGACGAACTAGTAAAAGAACAACCAAAACCAACATTAAAAACTAAAAAGACCAATTAA
- a CDS encoding heavy metal translocating P-type ATPase produces the protein MGKNTCFHCGLEAAFNEIKYDDKSFCCNGCKTVYEIFSANDLTCYYDLQQAPGTTPKDIEGKYNFLENPKIIEQLLEFNDGETQVVNLYIPNIHCSSCIWILENLNKLNASVSASLVNFGEKSVRVTYNSKTFTLKNLVTLLSSIGYEPYISLDDYSVGKKEIDRSLIYKLGIAGFAFGNVMFLSFPEYFEVGEFWLEQYKYLFRWLMFAFSLPVIFYSAQDYYISAYKGLRAKILNIDVPIALGASVLFIRSSAEIMLDIGSGFFDSLTGFIFFMLLGKFFQQKTYSFLSFERDYKSYFPIGITKITPEGNEESIQVYDIKKGDRLLIRNEELIPVDCILIKGNARIDYSFVTGESKTVAKHSGDKLFAGGKQLNGTIEVDVLKSVEQSYLTQLWSNDVFKTDKALAFTDITNRISKRFTITILSIALLATSYWLVIDSSKALNVFTSVLIIACPCAIALSAPFTFGNILRILGNKKFYLKNASVIEQLAKINTIIFDKTGTITANKETTINYEGETLSAKEESLLKSTLRGSNHPLSRSLYNLLSEHNIVSLDTFEEHLGQGIQAQYKQEQIKVGSAPFVGHTTDATTLNTTVHVSTNNQYKGKFTFYNAYRKGLSQLFNTLKKDYDLVILSGDNAGEKDNLTKLLPTKTKLLFNQKPEDKLEYIKYHQTEGAKVLMIGDGLNDAGALAQSDVGIAISENVNVFSPACDAILDASKFNQLFNYIKASKAAIKIIKWSFALSFIYNIVGLYFAVTGQLAPVVAAILMPLSSISIVVFTTVATNVLGRKLE, from the coding sequence ATGGGCAAAAACACATGTTTTCATTGTGGTTTAGAGGCGGCTTTTAATGAAATTAAATACGATGATAAATCGTTTTGCTGTAATGGATGTAAAACAGTTTACGAAATTTTTTCTGCAAACGATTTAACCTGCTATTACGATTTACAACAAGCGCCTGGAACCACGCCAAAAGATATTGAGGGCAAATACAACTTTTTAGAAAACCCTAAAATTATTGAGCAGTTGCTTGAGTTTAATGATGGGGAAACTCAGGTTGTAAATTTGTACATTCCCAATATTCATTGCAGCTCCTGTATCTGGATTCTCGAAAATTTGAACAAATTAAATGCTTCGGTTAGCGCCTCCCTGGTTAATTTTGGAGAAAAATCCGTTCGGGTAACATACAATTCAAAAACCTTTACATTAAAAAACCTTGTTACGTTACTTAGCAGTATTGGCTACGAACCTTATATAAGTTTAGACGATTACAGCGTTGGCAAAAAAGAAATAGACCGATCGCTTATTTACAAATTAGGCATTGCCGGTTTCGCATTTGGGAATGTGATGTTTTTGTCGTTTCCGGAGTATTTTGAAGTAGGCGAATTTTGGTTGGAACAATACAAATACCTTTTTAGGTGGCTCATGTTTGCCTTTTCGTTACCCGTTATTTTTTACTCGGCACAAGATTATTACATTTCGGCTTACAAAGGTTTGCGCGCAAAAATTTTAAATATTGATGTGCCCATTGCGCTCGGGGCTTCGGTATTGTTTATAAGAAGTTCTGCTGAAATCATGCTCGACATCGGCTCTGGTTTTTTTGATAGCTTAACCGGATTTATTTTCTTTATGTTGTTGGGTAAATTTTTTCAGCAAAAAACCTATTCGTTCTTATCTTTTGAGCGCGATTACAAATCGTATTTCCCCATAGGGATTACAAAAATAACACCCGAAGGCAATGAAGAATCTATCCAAGTTTACGATATTAAAAAAGGCGACCGCCTACTTATTAGAAACGAAGAGTTAATCCCCGTAGACTGTATATTAATTAAAGGAAATGCTCGCATAGATTATAGTTTTGTTACAGGCGAATCCAAAACCGTGGCGAAGCACTCTGGCGACAAGCTATTTGCAGGTGGCAAACAACTTAATGGCACTATTGAGGTTGATGTTTTAAAATCCGTTGAGCAAAGTTACCTCACGCAGCTTTGGAGCAACGATGTTTTTAAAACCGATAAAGCATTGGCTTTTACAGACATTACAAACCGCATTAGCAAACGCTTTACAATCACTATTTTATCAATTGCTCTCCTTGCTACCTCATATTGGTTGGTTATAGATTCCAGTAAGGCATTAAACGTTTTTACATCGGTTTTAATCATTGCTTGCCCCTGCGCCATTGCCCTATCTGCACCTTTTACTTTTGGAAACATTTTACGTATTCTGGGGAACAAAAAATTCTATTTGAAAAACGCCAGCGTGATCGAGCAGTTAGCTAAAATAAATACCATCATTTTTGATAAAACAGGAACGATTACAGCCAATAAGGAAACTACAATAAACTATGAAGGTGAAACGCTTTCAGCCAAAGAAGAATCTCTTTTAAAAAGTACGTTGCGAGGTTCAAACCACCCGTTAAGCCGCTCGTTGTACAATCTTTTAAGTGAACATAACATTGTATCGTTGGATACTTTTGAAGAGCACTTAGGCCAAGGTATTCAAGCCCAATACAAACAAGAACAAATTAAAGTAGGTTCTGCGCCTTTTGTGGGCCATACCACCGATGCAACTACATTAAACACAACGGTACACGTTAGCACAAACAATCAATACAAAGGAAAATTCACCTTTTATAACGCTTATAGGAAAGGCTTATCGCAATTGTTCAATACCTTAAAAAAGGACTACGATTTGGTAATTCTTTCTGGTGATAATGCGGGTGAAAAAGATAATTTAACCAAATTGCTGCCCACAAAAACCAAGTTGTTATTCAACCAAAAACCAGAAGACAAATTAGAGTATATAAAATACCACCAAACCGAAGGCGCTAAAGTTTTAATGATTGGCGACGGGTTAAACGATGCGGGCGCATTGGCTCAAAGTGATGTTGGCATAGCCATTTCAGAAAATGTAAACGTGTTTTCACCGGCTTGCGATGCCATTTTAGATGCTTCAAAATTCAATCAATTATTTAATTATATAAAGGCTTCTAAAGCGGCTATAAAAATTATCAAATGGAGTTTTGCCCTGTCGTTCATTTATAATATTGTTGGCCTCTATTTTGCCGTTACAGGTCAATTAGCACCCGTAGTAGCCGCTATACTAATGCCTTTGAGTTCTATTAGCATTGTAGTATTTACGACCGTTGCCACAAATGTTTTAGGTAGAAAATTAGAATAG
- a CDS encoding Crp/Fnr family transcriptional regulator, which yields MSKCEQCIIKQFNSLKALTTDELMRISGCKTSMFIKKGEVIFEEGEMLNGVYCVKDGICKLSKLSANGKDQIVKMVVKGQLLGQRSLISDESSNLQAVALNDMEVCFIPKSEIINDLKNNSKFSFEVLKEMAGDLKEADDVIVNMAQKSVRERLAEALIYIHDSFGTNPDGTLSVLLSREDFANIVGTATESAIRVLSQFKKEGLISTVGKQIKIEDIEGLKRVE from the coding sequence ATGAGTAAGTGCGAGCAATGTATTATTAAGCAGTTTAATTCCCTTAAAGCCTTGACAACCGATGAGTTAATGCGTATTTCGGGTTGTAAAACGTCTATGTTTATTAAAAAAGGAGAAGTGATTTTTGAAGAAGGCGAAATGTTAAATGGCGTTTACTGTGTAAAGGATGGTATTTGTAAGCTCTCAAAATTGAGTGCCAACGGAAAAGACCAAATTGTAAAAATGGTTGTTAAAGGACAATTGTTGGGACAACGCTCGCTTATTTCTGATGAAAGCTCTAATTTACAGGCTGTGGCTTTAAATGATATGGAAGTTTGTTTTATTCCGAAAAGTGAAATTATTAACGATTTAAAAAATAACTCAAAATTTTCGTTTGAAGTGTTAAAGGAAATGGCGGGAGATTTAAAAGAAGCAGACGACGTTATCGTTAATATGGCCCAAAAATCCGTAAGGGAACGATTGGCCGAAGCCTTAATTTATATTCATGACAGTTTTGGCACCAACCCCGATGGTACATTAAGTGTTTTACTCTCCAGAGAAGATTTTGCCAACATCGTAGGTACAGCTACCGAATCTGCTATTCGGGTACTCTCTCAATTTAAAAAAGAAGGTTTGATATCCACTGTGGGCAAACAAATTAAAATTGAAGATATTGAAGGTTTAAAACGTGTAGAATAA
- a CDS encoding S9 family peptidase, giving the protein MNKLLSLILLVLFVGCKKDKETKDVALNLKQYTIEQFMDNEAVGGGSFSPDNSKLLVSSNRSGIYNMYTVPTTGGEFTPITASDSSSVFAISYFPNDERMLYRADGNGDEIYHIFLRDTDGTITELTPDEGARASFYGWAHDGKSFTYGSNKRDKRFMDVYEMDISNMTSKLIYQNDEGYNLNAISSDKNLLALSKTINTNDSDIFIFNRTDKSLKKINENQSSNAVQDFTLDNQSLYYTTDDGSEFSYVMKYNIATGKKEKVLEKSWDINGIYFTHNEKYMVSFINEDAKNTIEITEMATGKNLELPDFKNGSITSVGFSRDETMMRMYVGGSNSPSNLYTYNIETKKLHQLTDVLNKDIDANHLVTAKVIRYKSFDGLEIPAIYYLPHQASADNKVPALVLVHGGPGGQSRQNFSSLTQYLVNHGYAVLAVNNRGSSGYGKTFFQMDDLNHGEKDLQDCVEGKNWLASQPEIDASKIGIMGGSYGGYMTMAALTYTPNEFAVGVNIFGVTNWLRTLKSIPPWWESFKDALYKELGNPHTADSIRLRRISPLFHTDKVTKPLIVLQGAKDPRVLQVESDEIVEGVRKNGVPVEYVLFEDEGHGFVKKENQIEAYSRILKFLDTYLKKENEPIDGEIPSKEIEAETN; this is encoded by the coding sequence ATGAATAAATTACTAAGCCTAATCCTTTTAGTTTTATTTGTTGGCTGTAAAAAGGACAAAGAAACAAAAGACGTCGCTTTAAATTTAAAGCAATACACCATTGAGCAGTTTATGGATAACGAAGCTGTTGGCGGTGGGAGTTTTTCTCCGGACAACTCAAAGTTACTCGTTTCCAGTAACCGATCGGGAATTTATAATATGTACACCGTACCCACAACCGGTGGCGAGTTTACACCTATTACGGCATCGGATTCTTCATCGGTTTTTGCCATTTCCTATTTCCCCAATGATGAGCGCATGCTATACAGAGCTGATGGCAATGGCGATGAAATTTACCATATCTTTTTGCGTGATACCGATGGAACAATTACAGAATTAACACCCGACGAAGGCGCTAGAGCTTCATTTTATGGATGGGCTCACGATGGTAAGAGTTTTACTTACGGTTCTAATAAAAGAGACAAGCGTTTTATGGATGTTTACGAAATGGATATTAGCAACATGACTTCAAAATTAATTTATCAAAATGATGAAGGCTATAACCTCAATGCCATTTCAAGTGATAAGAATTTATTGGCGCTAAGCAAAACGATAAACACCAACGATAGCGATATTTTTATTTTTAATAGAACTGACAAATCGTTAAAAAAAATAAACGAAAACCAAAGCTCGAATGCTGTACAGGATTTCACTTTAGATAATCAATCCCTTTACTATACAACCGATGATGGTTCGGAGTTTTCATATGTTATGAAATACAATATCGCCACTGGTAAAAAAGAAAAGGTATTGGAAAAATCTTGGGATATTAACGGCATCTATTTTACGCATAACGAAAAATATATGGTGAGCTTTATAAACGAAGATGCCAAAAACACTATAGAAATAACGGAAATGGCAACGGGCAAAAACCTAGAACTTCCCGATTTTAAAAACGGTAGCATTACCAGCGTTGGTTTTTCCAGAGACGAAACCATGATGCGGATGTATGTGGGCGGTTCAAATAGTCCGTCAAACTTATATACCTATAATATTGAAACCAAAAAACTGCATCAACTCACTGATGTACTGAATAAAGACATAGATGCCAACCATCTTGTTACTGCTAAAGTGATAAGATATAAATCTTTTGATGGTCTGGAAATTCCGGCTATTTATTATTTACCGCATCAAGCATCGGCAGACAACAAAGTTCCTGCTTTGGTTTTGGTGCATGGTGGTCCGGGTGGCCAAAGCAGACAAAATTTCAGCTCATTAACGCAATATTTGGTTAATCATGGCTATGCCGTACTTGCAGTAAACAACCGCGGCAGTAGCGGTTACGGAAAAACTTTTTTTCAAATGGACGACTTAAACCATGGCGAAAAAGATTTACAAGACTGTGTTGAAGGTAAAAATTGGTTAGCCTCCCAACCAGAAATTGATGCCAGTAAAATTGGTATTATGGGAGGCTCGTACGGTGGTTATATGACGATGGCTGCATTAACCTACACGCCAAATGAGTTTGCCGTGGGCGTTAATATATTTGGTGTAACAAACTGGTTGCGTACGCTTAAAAGTATTCCGCCGTGGTGGGAATCATTTAAAGATGCACTGTATAAAGAATTGGGCAATCCGCATACAGCAGACTCCATCCGGCTACGTAGAATTTCGCCGTTGTTTCACACCGATAAAGTAACCAAACCTTTAATTGTGCTACAAGGTGCAAAAGACCCGAGGGTTTTACAAGTAGAATCGGATGAGATTGTTGAAGGCGTTCGTAAAAACGGTGTGCCCGTAGAGTATGTTTTATTTGAAGATGAGGGCCACGGTTTTGTTAAAAAAGAAAACCAAATTGAAGCTTACAGCCGTATTCTTAAGTTTTTAGACACTTATCTTAAGAAAGAAAACGAGCCTATTGATGGCGAAATACCTTCAAAAGAAATTGAAGCAGAAACAAATTAA